The DNA window CAACATATATCCTTAATCCTTTTTGGGGTCCTGTCTTTGTGCATTGTGGTGGAGTAATTGGGACATAAATTGCACATTTAAATACTTTAAGATGAGTAATATTTGACTCCTAACCACAACCCAATTGTAAAGGAGAGAATTCTAAGTAGAAATTAACCATTTAAAAAGAACATGTTTTTATAagtgttagagatataatcattaataTTGCCTTCTCCCATTAGCttaagcttttgggatgagtagtTTCATAACTTGGTATTAGAACTCTATGTTCGAATAGTTTGATTCTTAAGCCtatacaaaatcaaacaaactcaGAAAGAGACTCTTGTTCGAGGAGGAAtgttagaaatataaattagtttaagcttttgggatgagtggtttcatAACAACAAAAACGtctaataacaataaaaactaaaaaaaaacaaatacaaaaataaaaataacaaataaaaatataattttatataatttcaatataaaaaaaattatattacaaaaatttttaaataatataataattattaaaatatattttctattatcaTTAATTTATCATTCTGCACATCATACAGGTACCAATCTAGTTTATTGGTAATGATTAATTCCATCATATATAGATGCATATGCCAATGtaatttattatctaatttataaatgAAAGTGTTCTGCTTCATGCTTATAATTTATGCCATGTGGTAATGGGATagtaataaaaagataaaaagataaaattgataaaaaaaaaattaccagcCAAAAGTCCaaagcaaacagaaaatgaataaaaataataattaaaagaggTTGCCTTACGTGCCTAAAATTTAATCCATAAGAATAGGATCAAAGAAAGGAAAGTGTATACTGTATACTGTATACTActgtggaaaaaaaaaaaagatgaggaAGTGGGTCCCTTTCACAATAACATATAATAATTGCCGTATTTAGTTTCCCAACGTAATTCGCTTTTCCTTCGTTTGATCTGAGCTACTTTGCTTGGCTTCTCAAAGTCTCGCGCCTCTGTTCTAAGTTCTAACATCGACCTTCTTCAATTCTGTTTCCTTCTTGTTCTGACTGTGAGTTTCCTCTGCAACCGTAACTGTAACAGTAATTTTAACTATGTGATGGTTCTTGTGACATAACAATAACATATCATTTTTGTTGTCAAAaggttattttttatatttccgGAAGCACCCCATGTCGCCAAAATCCCGAGGTATGTCTCTCTCTTGTTAAATTTTGAGACGCCAATCATTAATTTATACAAATTTCAATTTTGAGATCAGTTGGTGCTTCTCTCTACTTCCTTAGCTTGCTGAATTTTAGAAACTTAAGATGGATTCCCTCTGAAGGGAAGTACAGTTGATGAATGAGAACAGCATGAAGCCTCTCTAATCAGTGAATTTAACTCCGCTTTAACTCAGTCTCGGTGCATATGTGTGTGTGCTTTTTTGTTACAGATGTTTGTATTGTTGGTGTTGCAAGGACTCCAATGGGGGATCTACTTGGCAACCTATCATCAATTATGGAAAGGGTTTAGCTAACATGTACCCTTACCATTAGTAGAAAGTTTTAAATGTTTTTGTTTAATGCGTGCAAAATAAATGCATtggaaacttaaattttttatattttcaatgaaAACTTTCGTAATTTGTAAACTTAACATCAGATACATAAACCCTTATGGAGTCAAATACTTGATCTTCTTGTGTTTTATGTTGTCATGTAAATATATGCAGCTGCTCTCAAGAGAGCAAATGTTGATCCATCCCTTGTGCAAGAAGTGTTTTTTGGGAATGTTCTTAGTGCAAATTTAGGACAAGCTCCTGCCCGACAAGCCGCCTTAGGGGCAGGCATACCTACTTCTGTAATCTGCACGACTATTAACAAGGTGTGTTCATCGGGGATGAAAGGTACATCTTTTAGTGGGTTTGGAAGGCTATTCATACTCCAATATATGATTTATTAGCGGGTATGTGATGAAATCATGGTCCTGTGTTTTTTGTTGCAGCTACCATGCTTGCAGCACAGACCATAGAATTGGGTAGAAATGATGTTGTTGTGGCTGGTGGTATGGAAAGCATGTCAAATGCGCCTAAGTACATTGTAGAAGCAAGGTTTCCTTTTCATTCATAAATTGCCAAAATTATACACTTTGCCGTGTTCAAATGATTTTCTTGTGGTGTTTCAGTAGATACTTTATCCCACCTAGTTTCACCTACTAAGTTGCTTGCATTTTATGCTGGGTTTTTCTTGTATATATTGCACTTGTAATACAGGAAGGGGTCTCGGTATGGACATGATACGATCATTGATGGTATGATCAAAGATGGCCTTTGGGATGTCTATAATGACTTTGGCATGGGAGTTTGTGCAGAAGTATGTGCAGATCAGCATGTCATAACAAGAGATGAGCAGGTTGTGTAATATATTTCATGCTATGcttatatatttctttattaTATCGATTTGAGAAGCTTTACCTTCTTGCCAAATGACATTACTCTATCCCTTGGAATATATTATTTCAACTCATTGAAAACCTTAGTTGAATCAAGTATTCATCTTgctattctttttttctatgtATATCTGTTAGGACTCGTATGCCATTCAAAGCTTTGAGAGAGGAATAGCTGCTCAAAATGCTGGTCATTTTTCTTGGGAGATAGTTCCGGTGTGATTATGATTTCTGCCTGCACTGAACTGTTGATAACTTATGCGGTAATATTTATGTAATTCTGATTTAAGACTTTGGTCTCCTACAGGTTGAAGTTTCTGGTGGAAGAGGGAAACCTTCTAGAATAGTTGATAAAGATGAAGGATTGGGGAAGGTAAGCAGATAACAGTATGTAATTACATGTGTTAACTTATCTCTATAGGACATAGTGGTAGATATTAGGATTACATTGTGATGCCATGTGTATGCACATCTAGAGTATAATGTACTAACCAGAGTTACTGATAAAGGAGAGTTTATTAGAATTTAGAGTTTCTTTcactttactctttttttttttcttttttattttgtggtaTCTTCTGCCTCTATTGGTATAACTAGAGAAATTTGTCACCAAATTCACGTCAGTTccgtaataaaaaaaaaatctgtatCTGTTGTTGATTTTTGGAAGGCAAGGGGAATTTTTTCAGTtcattgttatttttgttttcagtgTTATCTCAGCATCTAGCCTTTTGGTACCGCCAAGGTTAAGGTTCTCCTGAACACCCTAAAATTAAGCTCTGTTAATATGGTATCATACACTGGTTAATGTTGGTGTGCTTACTTCTGTTATTTAGTTCAGAAGTTCTTCTGACTTTTTATGGTTCGCAGTTTACTTGATTCATGGTCTTTCTGACTTGCTTGGCATTGGATTATGGTGGAGACTGGTGCATTTTGATTAATATCTATATTATTGTTCTTGTGGCTAGTTTGATGCTGCAAAGTTAAAGAAGCTTAGAGCAAACTTCAAGCCGAATGGTGGTACTGTGACTGCTGGCAATGCTTCTAGCATAAGGTCCGTCTCTTCCACCATGTCGCTCTAAACTTCATACATGTCTCTTTGCTTATCTGTTATATGTGCTCTAAATCTAGAGTGCATTCTTTATTCTTATGTGAATTCATGGGAATAGTTCCATGCATCATTGCAAGAAATTCGATTAGTTTTAATCATACCATTCTAGAAAACACTGATATAGCAATCACGAGGTTGTGAAGTGCATGCCCTTTTATTGATAATGAACTGGTTTATGGATTTGACTAGTGATGGTGCTGCTGCAATAGTGCTAGTGAGTGAAGAGAAAGCACGTGAGCTCGGATTGCATGTAATAGCTAAGATAAGAGGATTCGCAGATGCGGCTCAGGTCTTGTGACTGATTATTCTAAACTGTTTTGATCTTGATAAATATGATCATGTAGAGCTGAATCAAAATGATCCTTACAGGAACCTGAATTATTTACAACTGCTCCTGCCCTTGCAATACCAAAAGCTATATCAAATGCTGGTCTGGAGGCTTCTCaaattgattattatgaaaTAAATGAAGCTTTTTCTGTAAGGAATACAGCACCCTTTACTCATTTATTCTTATTTCCTTTATCTTTTGTTGTTCTAATTTCTTCTATACAGGTTGTGTCTCTTGCAAATCAGAAGCTTCTTCGTCTTAGTCCTGTGAGTGTTCATGTGACTAAACTAGTTCTTTGCACATTAATCTGACATTTTCTTTTGGCTAGCATGGCTGCTTCTCCAATTTGATTCCTTCATTCTGCCCCATTACATGA is part of the Arachis duranensis cultivar V14167 chromosome 1, aradu.V14167.gnm2.J7QH, whole genome shotgun sequence genome and encodes:
- the LOC107466024 gene encoding probable acetyl-CoA acetyltransferase, cytosolic 2; the protein is IYAAALKRANVDPSLVQEVFFGNVLSANLGQAPARQAALGAGIPTSVICTTINKVCSSGMKATMLAAQTIELGRNDVVVAGGMESMSNAPKYIVEARKGSRYGHDTIIDGMIKDGLWDVYNDFGMGVCAEVCADQHVITRDEQDSYAIQSFERGIAAQNAGHFSWEIVPVEVSGGRGKPSRIVDKDEGLGKFDAAKLKKLRANFKPNGGTVTAGNASSISDGAAAIVLVSEEKARELGLHVIAKIRGFADAAQEPELFTTAPALAIPKAISNAGLEASQIDYYEINEAFSVVSLANQKLLRLSPDKLNVHGGAVSLGHPLGCSGARILVTLIGVLRQKNGRYGVAGICNGGGGASALVLELMPSARLGHSKL